The DNA region GCCGGAAGCCGTGGCCGCCGCGCTCACCCCGAGCACCCGGCTGGTGGCGGTCTCCTCCGTGCAGTTCGCCACCGGCTACCGCACGGACCTGGATGCGGTGGGCGCCCTGTGCGAGCGGGCGGGCGTTCTGTTCTGCGTGGACGGCATCCAGAGCGTGGGCTGCATCCCCGTGGACGTGAAGAAGAGCCGCATCCACTTCCTCAGCGCGGACAGCCACAAGTGGATGCTGGGCATCGCCGGCATCGGCTTCCTCTACGTGGCCAAGGACGTCCTGCCCAGGCTGCGGCCCGTGCTGGTGGGCTGGCGCAGCACCACCGACGCCTGGAACTTCAACCGCAGCCACTTCGAGCTGCGCCCGGACGCGGGCAAGCTGGAGGAGGGCAGCGCCGCGTACACCGGCATCTACGCCCTGGGCGCCGCGCTGGAGCTGCTGCACGAGGTGGGGGTGGACGCCATCTCCGCGCGCATCCGCGAACTGCTGGGCCAACTGGAGACAGGGCTGCGTGGGCTGGGCTGCGACGTGGGGCCCGCGCCGGAGCACCGGGCGGGCATCCTCACGTTCCTGCCTCCGGAGGGCGAGGCCCGCGCGCTCGGCGCGTGGCTCGCCGGACGAGAGGTGGCCCTCTCGGTGCGCCGCGGGCGCGTCCGCCTCTCACCCCACTTCTACAACCTGCCCGAGGAGATGGACCGGTTGGTGGAGCTGGTGCGGACGCACCGCGGCTGAGGGCCCCGGGACTACTGGGCCGGGAAGAGCGGCTCGATGGAGAGGTAGCGCTCGCCCGTGTCGTAGTTGAAGGCGAGCACGCGGCTGCCGTCGGTCATCTCGCCCAGCTTCTGATTCACGGCGGACAGCGCGGCGCCGGTGGAGATGCCCACGAAGATGCCCTCCTCACGCGCGGCGCGGCGGGTGAACTCGAAGGCGTCCTCCTCGGTCACCTGAATGGCGCCGTCCAGCGCGTCCTTGTGCAGGTTCTTCGGGATGAAGCCGGCGCCAATGCCCTGGATGGGGTGCGGGCCCGGCTGGCCGCCGCTGATGACGGGCGACTTGGTGGGCTCCACGGCGAAGACCTTCAGCTTCGGCCAGACCTTCTTCAGCTCCTCGGCGCACGCGGTGATGTGCCCGCCGGTGCCCACGCCGGTGATGAGGTAGTCCAGCCCTTCCGGGAAGTCCTTGAGGATTTCCTGCACCGTCGTGCGGCGGTGGACCTCGATGTTGGCCTCGTTCTCGAACTGCTGCGGCATCCACGAGTTGGGCACCTGCGACAGCAGTTCATTGGCGCGAGCGATGGCGCCCTTCATGCCCTGCGCGCGCGGGGTCAGCTCGAAGGTGGCGCCGTAGGCGGCCATCAGCCGGCGGCGCTCGACGCTCATGGACTCCGGCATGACGAGCACCAGCTTGTAGCCCTTCACCGCCGCCACCATGGCCAGGCCGATGCCGGTGTTGCCGCTGGTCGGCTCGATGATGACGCTGTCCTTCTTGAGCAGGCCGCGCTGCTCCGCGTCCTCAATCATGGACAACGCGATGCGGTCCTTGATGCTGCCGCCCGGGTTGGCGCGCTCGAGCTTCATATGGACCGTCACGCGGGACGGAAACAGCCGGTTGATGCGCACGTGCGGCGTGTTTCCGATGGTCTCCAGGATGTTGTTCACCTTCATGTCGGGGGCCTCGTCGGTGGGTCAGATGTGGAATTCGAGTGCGTCCAGCGAGCCATTCTCGCCGCGCTGACGCACCTCGCTGCGGCGGGTAACCACGGATTGAGAAGGGATGCTCTGCGTGAGCCAGGCGTTGCCGGCGATGATGCTGCCCCGGCCCACCACGGTTTCTCCGCCCAGGATGGTGGCGTTGGCGTACACCACCACGTCGTCCTCGATGGTGGGGTGACGCTTCTTGTCCGTCAGCCCCTTCTCCACGACGAGCGCGCCCAGGGTGACGCCCTGATAGATTTTGACGTTGTCGCCAATGAGCGTCGTCTCACCGATGACGACGCCAGTGCCATGGTCGATGACGAAGCGCCGGCCAATGGTGGCACCCGGGTGGATGTCCACGCCGGTTCGCTGGTGCGCGTACTCCGTGAGCAAGCGAGGCAGCAGCGGGAAGCCCAGGGCGTGCAGCGCGTTGGCCACCCGGTAGATGGCGATGGCGGTGAAGCCCGGGTAGGTGAGGATGACCTCGTCCACGGTGCGCGCGGCCGGGTCCGCCTCGAAGATGGCGTCCGCGTCCTGTCGCAGCCAGTCATAGAGGCCGGGCAGCCGCTCCATGAAGCGCGCCGGCAAGTCCCGTTCAATGCCCGGGTACAGGGGCGCCAGCGTGTCCCGGATGCGGTGGAGGCTGGCCTCCACGGTGGTGACGTCGCGGTGGACGGCCGCGGCCGTACACTCCAGGCGCTCGGCGAAGTGGGGGAAGAGCAGGCCGAGCACCTGGCCTACGAATTCGGGGGCAGCGCGCCGTACGTCCGCAGGGAAGCAGTGTCGCTGCCGGGCTTCCAGCAGGGCCGCGACCAGCCTGGCGTTGGAGTCATCCATGAGTCCCGGTTTCTAACGCGGTGCGTGGGCTGGCTGCACGGCGTAATGGCTGATTTCAGGGCTGACTGTCGTTTCCCAGGAGGGGACTGGCCCCCCGGGGGCCCTCGCTGGCAGTGCATGCCGCCTTCCCCCATGCCCCCCTGCCACGCGCTGGACAGCGGTGGTTCGCGGCGCTTGCCGCGTGTCCGCCTGGGCGGGACGATGACGCCCATGTCCCAAAACCCGGTCCCTT from Myxococcus xanthus includes:
- a CDS encoding aminotransferase class V-fold PLP-dependent enzyme, with product MTRSLESYRDLFPVLKEQLYLNHAGVAPTSLRAAEAVRGWMEDIVHHGIKHERGWEAHCERVRGLAARLINAEPGEIAFVRNTSHGLGLVAEGLDWTPGDEVVVASSLEYPSNVYPWLHLKDRGVTVREIQTPEGGVTPEAVAAALTPSTRLVAVSSVQFATGYRTDLDAVGALCERAGVLFCVDGIQSVGCIPVDVKKSRIHFLSADSHKWMLGIAGIGFLYVAKDVLPRLRPVLVGWRSTTDAWNFNRSHFELRPDAGKLEEGSAAYTGIYALGAALELLHEVGVDAISARIRELLGQLETGLRGLGCDVGPAPEHRAGILTFLPPEGEARALGAWLAGREVALSVRRGRVRLSPHFYNLPEEMDRLVELVRTHRG
- the cysK gene encoding cysteine synthase A produces the protein MKVNNILETIGNTPHVRINRLFPSRVTVHMKLERANPGGSIKDRIALSMIEDAEQRGLLKKDSVIIEPTSGNTGIGLAMVAAVKGYKLVLVMPESMSVERRRLMAAYGATFELTPRAQGMKGAIARANELLSQVPNSWMPQQFENEANIEVHRRTTVQEILKDFPEGLDYLITGVGTGGHITACAEELKKVWPKLKVFAVEPTKSPVISGGQPGPHPIQGIGAGFIPKNLHKDALDGAIQVTEEDAFEFTRRAAREEGIFVGISTGAALSAVNQKLGEMTDGSRVLAFNYDTGERYLSIEPLFPAQ
- the epsC gene encoding serine O-acetyltransferase EpsC, which gives rise to MDDSNARLVAALLEARQRHCFPADVRRAAPEFVGQVLGLLFPHFAERLECTAAAVHRDVTTVEASLHRIRDTLAPLYPGIERDLPARFMERLPGLYDWLRQDADAIFEADPAARTVDEVILTYPGFTAIAIYRVANALHALGFPLLPRLLTEYAHQRTGVDIHPGATIGRRFVIDHGTGVVIGETTLIGDNVKIYQGVTLGALVVEKGLTDKKRHPTIEDDVVVYANATILGGETVVGRGSIIAGNAWLTQSIPSQSVVTRRSEVRQRGENGSLDALEFHI